The sequence ATCTCTTCTAAAGAGTAGCAAAAGAACAGTGGAAAAGCAAAAAGAACTCATCGCAATTGGCAATGAGTTAGTCGAAACCACTATCCGTTTAACGATCAAACAGCGTTGATGCTAATAAAGCAAATGCCTAAAGAGCCGCCTGTGCCCCGTTACAAAATAATGGCGATCAATCCACCAGAGCCTTCGTTAATAATACGCTCTAATGTTTCTTGCAGTTTGTAGCGGGCATTCTCAGGCATTAACGACAATTTAGCGGAAATCCCTTCACGGACGATCGAATTTAAGGACCGACCGAAAATATCGGAGTTCCAAATCGAAAGCGGATTTTCTTCAAAATCTTGCATTAAATAGCGAACAAGTTCTTCGCTTTGTTTTTCGGTGCCAATGATTGGCGCAAATTCCGACTCGACATCGACTTTAATCATATGGATGGATGGCGCCACTGCTTTTAAACGGACACCGAATCTTGAGCCATGGCGAATAATTTCTGGTTCATCCAAACTCATGTCATTCAAAGACGGAGCGGCAATGCCATACCCTGTTTGTTTCACCATGCGAAGAGCGTCTGCAACCTGGTCATACTCGGACTTGGCATGGGCAAAGTCTTGCATCAAAGACAGCAAATGGTCCTTTCCTCGTATCTCAACACCAACCACTTCTTTCAACACTTGGTCGTACAAGGCATCAGGTGCATATAAATCAATTTCGGCAATTCCTTGGCCCATTTCAATTCCGGCCAATTTCGCTTTTTCAATAAACTCTAATTCTGTAAATTGGCTGACAACCCGATCGACGTCACGAAGACGTTTAATATCTTTGACTGTTTCTCGTACAGAGTCTTCATAGCTTTGCCGCAGCCAATGCTCATTATTTAGAACCATGACCCAGCTTGGCAAGTTGACATTGACTTCATGAACGGGAAATTCAAACAGAACTTCACGAAGCACACTATTTATATCATGGTCGGTCATGCTCTCAATGCTCATCGCCAGCACCGGAATATCGTATTCTTCAGCAAGTGATGTACGCAGCTCCTCCGTCTCTGGATGGCTTGGGCGTACACTGTTCACAATCATGATAAATGGCTTCCCGACTTCCTTAAGTTCCTCAACAACTCGCCCTTCTGATTCGAGATAGTCTTGTCGTGGAATATCGCCTATCGTTCCATCGGTTGTGATTACAACACCCAAAGTCGAATGCTCTTGAATGACTTTGCGCGTCCCTATTTCTGCCGCTTCCTGAAACGGAATCGGTTCTTCATACCACGGTGTGTGGATCATCCGTGGTCCATTTTCATCTTCGTAGCCTTTTGCGCCTGGAACGGCATAACCGACGCAATCAACGAGGCGAATGTTGACGTCAAGCCCTTCATCCACATGAATCGAAACAGCTTGATTCGGAACAAATTTCGGCTCTGTTGTCATAATCGTTTTTCCTGCTGCCGATTGCGGAAGCTCATCTTGGGCACGCGCTTTGTCAGCCTCATTTTCAATATTCGGCAGCACGACTAGCTCCATGAATTTCTTAATAAATGTCGATTTTCCAGTGCGAACCGCCCCTACAACACCGAGATAAATGTCGCCTCCGGTCCGCTCTGCGATATCTTTAAAGATATCTACTTTTTCCAACAAAAGAATCCCCTCCCGGTCAAGTAAAGTTTGATGCAGCCGAGTCTTTCATATCTACCCACTATCATTTCTATGACATTGTCCACTTATTATGACTGACTAGGAAAATTAAATTGTGCCTGCATCCAATGCTTGAGAAGGGGAGCCTTCCGCAACATGCCCCTTCCAATGTAACTATATGGATGGAAGGGGCAGATTAGACCTGTTTTATCAATTCGAATGGTAAGGAAGGACTTTGTAATCGAGGAGTTAATCGTAGAAACGTGTATCGTATTGAATATTGCCTTCCTCATCAAGGGAGTACGGCACTGAGTACAATGGCAAAAAAGGAGAGTCTTCATATAAATAACGGCGGAGGTCGACACCTTCCTCAAACTCTTTTTCCTGCTCTGCCATCTTTAAATCGAGTAAATAATCGATTACCACTTCGCCATCGTTTGTAAATAACAACGGTAGCGATGTTTGGTTATAAGGACTTGCTACATACGGCTCTTCTGAATAACCGAGTGCTTGAAAGTCAAGCGTAAACAAATTGTAGTCTAGCGCCTCTCCGATTGGCGCATATGTATGTTCTCGCATATAATCGTAAATCCGTTGCTGAAGGTCGCGAACGACATTCATCGCCGTAACATCCAAGACTTTTACTTCTGGGTCCTCTTCTACATTTATGAGCGTATATTGATGTGTACCGCCATTTTCAAAGGCTGTCCCCGGCGGTTGTTGCATATAACGGGGAACCAACTGCCTAAAATCAACCGTATAGCGCTGGTACTCATGGGTATTCTCATCAAAATTGGTAATTGGAAGGACTCCGGTATCCTCATGAAATTGGTCAACAGCCGTTTGCACAGCCGCTAGTTGGTCTGGGTAAGCAATTTGATTTTCTGCTCTCTGTTCCTGTGGCAAAAAACAAGCGCTAAGGAAAAGAACGACACAAACTGCCATACAGGAAGCAAGAAGCTGCTTCATTGATTCATTCCTCCTTGCAAAATGGCTACCTTCCCGTTGATGTCGGACCGCCAAGGACGATATAGGCGACAATGATCCCTGAAACAAGCAGACAACAAAAAGAAAACGTTAACACAACTTTTGAAAAGAAGCCGCTTAGTTTTGTTCGCGCTAAAAGCGCGGTACCTGCAGAAATGAACATGAGCAGCAGACCGCCAAAAGATATGTACATATTTAACATCGCTTGCGACAATGCGAGACACCCCTCTTTTCAAATTGGTACATAGGCAAGTATACCATAAGGAAAGACAAGCAGATAGATATAAAAAAAGCTAGACAGGAGTGGGGCTCTCCTCTCTAGCTTGACTAAATCCTAATTCTTAGCCCTCTTTTAATAGTAGGTGTTCTATTAAAGTATATGCAGGCTCCAGGTTTTGGTCTAGATGTTTGACTAATTTGTCTTATTTTTTGTTGTTAAACATTTTAGCCAATGAAGCCATATCAGCTGGCATTTTGTTGTTTAAAATCGCTTCAACGATTTGGTCCTCTTGTTGTTTAGAGACTGGCCTGTTTGCAAGGGCAGCCACTTTTCCAATCAATTGGCGCAACGTTGCCTCATCTTTCAAATTAGCTTGACTAACAGAGTTTGCCAGCTTTAATAGCTCATCAGGGCGCACTTTTGTTGTTTTATGCACTTGATCAAAAAATGAGTCATTTTTCTTAAACACCTAAATCCCTCCTCATGCTTACGGTTCTCCTTATCGTATGCATGAGAAAAAAAGAGTGTGCGCAATCTAGACGCAATCAAACGGACTATATATGACGTTTACGAACGGTAAAGCGACTCCACTTCATGACGTTTTACACGCCCCATTAGTTCTTCAGCTGCTTGGTAAGGGTCAATTCCGTTAAACAGAACACTATAGAGCGCTTTGGTGACTGGCATATCAATCTCCAGCTTTTCGGATAGTTCATAGGCTGCCTGGGTTGTTCGAATTCCTTCAACTACCATTCCCATTTTTTCAAGCACTTCATCCATGGATAAGCCTTCGCCAATCATTCGTCCAGCACGCCAGTTACGTGAATGCACACTTGTGCAAGTAACGATTAAATCGCCGAGCCCTGATAAACCTGAGAACGTTAATGGTTTGGCCCCCATTGTCGTGCCCAGGCGAGAAATTTCCGCTAACCCTCTCGTCATGATCGCTGCTTTTGTATTGTCCCCGTAACCAAGGCCATTCGTCACACCACAGGCTAGTGCAATAATGTTTTTTAGTGCTCCTCCGATTTCAACACCGATCAAGTCAGGGTTGGTATAGACACGAAACTGTTGGTTCATAAACAAATTTTGCGTATATTTGGCTGCCTCATCATTCGCTGAAGCAACTGTAACGGTTGTCGGTTGGCGCAATGCGACTTCTTCGGCATGACTTGGCCCAGATAAAACCGTAATAGAAGAGATGCGATTTGTGCTTGCATCTTCTTCAGCGATCATTTCGGATATCCGCTTATGAGTCGCAGGTTCAATCCCTTTGCTTGCATGAATAACCGGTACTGCCTTTTGCAAGTAGGGCACGATTTTACGGACAGTTTCACGCATCGCTTTAGTCGGAACGACTAGTACGATAGCCTCAACACCATCAAGAGCTTCCTCCATCCCAGTATAGCCGCGAATGGTTGTTGGCAATTCAATGTTCGGCAAATATGATTCATTCGTATGACGTTCGTTCAGTTCATTCATTTGTTCTTGTCGGCGCCCGACGAGACGAACATCATGGCCATTATCCGCAAGAACCATCGCTAAAGCGCTTCCCCAGCTTCCCGCTCCAATAACCGCAATTTTTTGCATCATGAACTCCTCCTACGCATGTTTTTTCCCTAATTTGTTTTCCGTGCCTGCAATAAGGCGCCCCATGTTCGTGCGGTGCCGCCATAAAGATAAGATCGCCAATAATACAGCCAAATAAATATACTCTAATGGGTAATGAAAAAACGGCAGCATGATCAGCGCAGCAATTGGCGTTAACACTGCAAATAAAAGCGAACCAAGGGATACATATTTTGTGAAAACAATGCTTAAAATCGCTACAATTCCGGCACAAAGGGCAGGAAGAAATAAAAGCGTGGCCACAACGCCAATCGAAGTAGCAACTCCTTTTCCGCCGCGAAACCCAAAATAAATAGGCCAATTATGCCCGAGAATCGCCGCTAAGCCAGCCAAAGCCGGTACAAGAGGGTAGTCCCCATTCGTGAGGGCAATGGCAAGAAGCGCAGGGGCAACCCCTTTTGCAACATCAAGCAAAAGGACACAAATGGCCGGCCCGATTCCAAGGACACGCAATGTATTTGTCGCTCCAGCATTGCCGCTTCCTTCACTGCGTATATCGATTTTCTTGATTTTCTTCGCAATGATATAGCTAAAGCTGACAGACCCAAGCAAATAACCGAACAACACCGTCACAATTAATGAAACGATCATTCAGTTTCCCCCTTGCCAATTATTAATCATTCTTTTTTCGTGCGATGATGTGAATAGGCGTTCCTTCAAACTCAAAAGTAGCACGCAATCGGTTTTCTAAAAAGCGCCTGTAAGAGAAATGCATCAGTTCGGGTTCGTTTACAAAGAACACGAATGTCGGCGGCTGTACGGCCACTTGCGTCACATAATTGATTTTCAAGCGCTTGCCTTTATCCGTCGGGGTTGGATTCATGGCTACCGCATCCATAATCATATCATTGAGGACATGAGTCGGGACACGAAGATGATGGCTTTCTGACACTTTCCTCACTTCAGGCAGCAACAAGTGAAGGCGTTGCTTCGTCTTGGCGGACAAAAAACAAATTGGCGCATACGAAAGAAACTGAAACTCGGAACGGATGTCTTCGATAAATGTCTGCATCGTTTTGTCGTCTTTTTTTACGGCGTCCCATTTGTTGACGACGATGACGATTGCCCTTCCCGCTTCATGGGCATAACCGGCTATTTTTTTATCCTGTTCAATAATCCCCTCTTCGCCATCTAAAACGACAAGAACGACATCAGACCGTTCAATCGCCTTTAGTGAGCGGAGCACACTATATTTTTCAGTGGCTTCATAAACTTTGCCACGCTTACGCATACCGGCGGTATCAATCACAACATAATGTTGGCCATCTCGCGTGAAGGATGTATCAATCGCGTCACGGGTCGTCCCTGGAATTTGGCTGACGATCACCCGTTCTTCGCCAAGAAGCGCATTAACAAGCGAAGACTTGCCGACGTTCGGACGGCCGATCAATGCCATTTTTATCGTATCATCTGCATAATCATCGTCGTTTTCTTCAGGAAAATGGCGAACCACTTCATCAAGCAAGTCGCCAATCCCTAATCCGTGGGAGCCTGAAATGCCGTAAGGCTCGCCAGCCCCTAATGAATAGAACTCGTAAAGCGAATCCCTCATTTCTGGGTTGTCGACTTTATTAACAGCAAGCACAACCGGCTTTTTCGACCGGAAAAGCATGTTTGCCACTTCTTGGTCTGCGGCAGTGATTCCTTCTCGTCCATTGACCATAAAAATGATCACATTCGCTTCGTCAATGGCAATTTCCGCCTGTTGGCGCATTTGCACGAGCAACGGTTCATCGCCAAGCTCAATTCCGCCTGTGTCGATTACATAAAATTCGTGGTTTAGCCATTCGCCTTTGCTATATAAACGGTCACGCGTTACTCCCGGTAAGTCTTCAACAATGGCGACACGCTCGCCAACAATCCGGTTAAATATAGTTGACTTCCCTACATTCGGCCGGCCAACGATTGCAACAACTGGTTTAGTCACAATCACACACCCTTTCTCCTTCAAACTACTAAAAAACAGCGTTCGCTTTCTTCTCCAGCTTATCCATTTTACTATCTTCATGCATGCTTGTCTATCCTTGTTGGCACTGGCTTCGGCTGTCTACTATTCGCAAGCACATGCTGGCGCCATTTCCCTAGGGCCATTGAAAAGACCAAAGCGGCTGTACTCACGGAGACGCTAATGGCAAATACGTCAAAAAACGCAAGCGAGCCAAGCTCCATTCCTCCGTTAAAACCATGGCGATACACATTCAAAAACAAGTCGC is a genomic window of Shouchella clausii containing:
- the spoIVA gene encoding stage IV sporulation protein A, whose amino-acid sequence is MEKVDIFKDIAERTGGDIYLGVVGAVRTGKSTFIKKFMELVVLPNIENEADKARAQDELPQSAAGKTIMTTEPKFVPNQAVSIHVDEGLDVNIRLVDCVGYAVPGAKGYEDENGPRMIHTPWYEEPIPFQEAAEIGTRKVIQEHSTLGVVITTDGTIGDIPRQDYLESEGRVVEELKEVGKPFIMIVNSVRPSHPETEELRTSLAEEYDIPVLAMSIESMTDHDINSVLREVLFEFPVHEVNVNLPSWVMVLNNEHWLRQSYEDSVRETVKDIKRLRDVDRVVSQFTELEFIEKAKLAGIEMGQGIAEIDLYAPDALYDQVLKEVVGVEIRGKDHLLSLMQDFAHAKSEYDQVADALRMVKQTGYGIAAPSLNDMSLDEPEIIRHGSRFGVRLKAVAPSIHMIKVDVESEFAPIIGTEKQSEELVRYLMQDFEENPLSIWNSDIFGRSLNSIVREGISAKLSLMPENARYKLQETLERIINEGSGGLIAIIL
- a CDS encoding DUF2768 domain-containing protein, with product MSQAMLNMYISFGGLLLMFISAGTALLARTKLSGFFSKVVLTFSFCCLLVSGIIVAYIVLGGPTSTGR
- a CDS encoding stage VI sporulation protein F is translated as MHKTTKVRPDELLKLANSVSQANLKDEATLRQLIGKVAALANRPVSKQQEDQIVEAILNNKMPADMASLAKMFNNKK
- a CDS encoding NAD(P)H-dependent glycerol-3-phosphate dehydrogenase, giving the protein MQKIAVIGAGSWGSALAMVLADNGHDVRLVGRRQEQMNELNERHTNESYLPNIELPTTIRGYTGMEEALDGVEAIVLVVPTKAMRETVRKIVPYLQKAVPVIHASKGIEPATHKRISEMIAEEDASTNRISSITVLSGPSHAEEVALRQPTTVTVASANDEAAKYTQNLFMNQQFRVYTNPDLIGVEIGGALKNIIALACGVTNGLGYGDNTKAAIMTRGLAEISRLGTTMGAKPLTFSGLSGLGDLIVTCTSVHSRNWRAGRMIGEGLSMDEVLEKMGMVVEGIRTTQAAYELSEKLEIDMPVTKALYSVLFNGIDPYQAAEELMGRVKRHEVESLYRS
- the plsY gene encoding glycerol-3-phosphate 1-O-acyltransferase PlsY, which encodes MIVSLIVTVLFGYLLGSVSFSYIIAKKIKKIDIRSEGSGNAGATNTLRVLGIGPAICVLLLDVAKGVAPALLAIALTNGDYPLVPALAGLAAILGHNWPIYFGFRGGKGVATSIGVVATLLFLPALCAGIVAILSIVFTKYVSLGSLLFAVLTPIAALIMLPFFHYPLEYIYLAVLLAILSLWRHRTNMGRLIAGTENKLGKKHA
- the der gene encoding ribosome biogenesis GTPase Der, with product MTKPVVAIVGRPNVGKSTIFNRIVGERVAIVEDLPGVTRDRLYSKGEWLNHEFYVIDTGGIELGDEPLLVQMRQQAEIAIDEANVIIFMVNGREGITAADQEVANMLFRSKKPVVLAVNKVDNPEMRDSLYEFYSLGAGEPYGISGSHGLGIGDLLDEVVRHFPEENDDDYADDTIKMALIGRPNVGKSSLVNALLGEERVIVSQIPGTTRDAIDTSFTRDGQHYVVIDTAGMRKRGKVYEATEKYSVLRSLKAIERSDVVLVVLDGEEGIIEQDKKIAGYAHEAGRAIVIVVNKWDAVKKDDKTMQTFIEDIRSEFQFLSYAPICFLSAKTKQRLHLLLPEVRKVSESHHLRVPTHVLNDMIMDAVAMNPTPTDKGKRLKINYVTQVAVQPPTFVFFVNEPELMHFSYRRFLENRLRATFEFEGTPIHIIARKKND